A stretch of the Chitiniphilus purpureus genome encodes the following:
- a CDS encoding DegQ family serine endoprotease: MSKQTWLFAGVVALAAVGTHAATAVSLPDFTQLVEKEGRAVVNVSTTATLRDPGQGIEGLDEDTLNLFRRFGFPLPPMAPQGPRERHAQSLGSGFIIDAAGYILTNAHVIAEADEIKVKLEDKREFKATVVGSDARTDVALLKIEATNLPKVDLGNPAQLKVGEWVAAIGSPFGLENTVTAGIVSAKGRSLPDETYVPFIQTDVAINPGNSGGPLFNLKGEVIGINSQIYSRSGGYMGLSFAIPIDVAMKVAEQLKTNGKVSRGKIGVSIQEVNEELAKSFGLPKASGALVSSVEKDGPADKAGLKPGDIVLRFNGQEVSVTSDLPRLVTEAKPGSTARLQVWRDRAARELNVTVGEMDQPDRASAGREYRGGKKEESNRFGLTLREFNNPRHLKELGIKYGLVVQGASGAAARAGLQQGDVIVGIGGQELSSSAQLKKALDELKPGQTLPLRVLRSGASLFISLKAPEK; the protein is encoded by the coding sequence ATGTCCAAACAAACTTGGTTGTTTGCTGGCGTCGTGGCCCTTGCGGCTGTCGGCACCCACGCTGCTACGGCAGTATCCCTGCCCGATTTCACCCAACTGGTCGAAAAGGAGGGACGCGCCGTGGTCAATGTCTCGACCACTGCAACCCTGCGCGATCCAGGCCAGGGGATCGAAGGTTTGGATGAGGATACCCTCAACCTCTTCCGCCGTTTCGGGTTCCCGTTGCCGCCGATGGCGCCGCAAGGGCCGCGCGAGCGCCATGCGCAGTCGCTGGGCTCCGGGTTCATCATCGATGCGGCGGGCTACATCCTGACCAATGCGCACGTGATCGCCGAAGCGGACGAGATCAAGGTCAAGCTCGAGGACAAGCGCGAGTTCAAGGCCACGGTGGTCGGGTCCGATGCGCGCACCGACGTGGCGCTGCTCAAGATCGAGGCGACCAACCTGCCCAAGGTGGATCTGGGCAATCCGGCGCAGCTCAAGGTCGGCGAATGGGTCGCTGCCATCGGCTCGCCGTTCGGCCTGGAGAACACCGTCACCGCCGGCATCGTTTCTGCCAAGGGACGCAGCCTGCCCGACGAAACCTATGTGCCGTTCATTCAGACCGATGTCGCCATCAATCCGGGCAACTCGGGCGGTCCGCTCTTCAACCTGAAGGGTGAGGTGATCGGCATCAATTCGCAGATCTACAGCCGCTCGGGCGGCTACATGGGCCTGTCGTTCGCCATTCCGATCGATGTGGCGATGAAGGTGGCCGAGCAGCTCAAGACCAATGGCAAGGTGTCGCGCGGCAAGATCGGCGTGAGCATCCAGGAAGTGAACGAGGAGCTGGCCAAGAGCTTCGGCCTGCCCAAGGCGTCGGGCGCGCTGGTGTCGTCGGTCGAAAAGGACGGTCCGGCCGACAAGGCAGGGCTCAAGCCAGGCGATATCGTGCTGCGATTCAACGGGCAGGAGGTCAGCGTGACTTCCGACCTGCCCCGGCTGGTGACCGAGGCCAAGCCCGGCAGCACCGCCAGGTTGCAGGTCTGGCGCGACCGCGCTGCGCGCGAATTGAACGTCACCGTCGGCGAGATGGACCAGCCCGACCGTGCCTCGGCCGGGCGGGAATACCGTGGCGGCAAGAAGGAGGAGAGCAACCGTTTCGGGCTGACATTGCGTGAGTTCAACAATCCACGCCATCTCAAGGAACTGGGGATCAAGTACGGCCTTGTGGTGCAGGGCGCGAGCGGCGCGGCGGCCCGGGCTGGGCTGCAGCAGGGCGATGTGATCGTCGGCATCGGCGGGCAGGAGCTTTCAAGCTCGGCACAGCTCAAGAAGGCGCTGGACGAGCTCAAGCCCGGCCAGACGCTGCCGTTGCGCGTGCTGCGCAGCGGTGCCTCGCTGTTCATCTCGCTCAAGGCGCCGGAGAAGTGA
- a CDS encoding SoxR reducing system RseC family protein gives MSGWVAVDVRIVRVEGPYAWVRPLRQGSCPQCERQGGCHAVALTRLFGVAREVRVDNALSAQPGESVRIGLAARNVLAAACIAYGLPLAMLLAGALAGAAVLPTRADAGAVSGAGLGLLLAFALLRLGSPRWRHMPRMLGRAGQCGTVAPIADSKCSRFIHHKP, from the coding sequence ATGTCCGGCTGGGTCGCCGTCGATGTGCGGATCGTGCGGGTTGAAGGACCCTACGCCTGGGTCCGTCCGCTGCGCCAGGGCAGTTGTCCGCAGTGTGAACGGCAGGGAGGATGCCACGCCGTCGCATTGACCCGTCTGTTTGGCGTGGCCCGTGAAGTGCGGGTGGACAATGCCTTGTCGGCCCAGCCGGGCGAATCGGTGCGCATTGGCCTCGCTGCCCGCAATGTGCTCGCCGCAGCGTGCATCGCCTACGGCCTGCCACTGGCGATGCTGCTGGCAGGGGCGCTGGCCGGCGCCGCGGTGTTGCCGACGCGGGCCGACGCCGGGGCGGTGTCAGGCGCCGGGCTGGGGTTGTTGCTTGCGTTTGCGTTGTTGCGCCTGGGTTCTCCACGTTGGCGCCACATGCCGCGAATGCTGGGGCGAGCAGGGCAGTGCGGAACTGTCGCCCCGATTGCGGATTCGAAGTGTTCCCGTTTCATTCACCACAAGCCATGA
- a CDS encoding glutaredoxin family protein, whose product MIALTLYGREYCGLCTTMREQLAQLAPTRGFSVQWVDIDDDEVLEARHGEWVPVLADADGTEICHYHLDLAALDDRLAKFR is encoded by the coding sequence GTGATCGCCCTGACGCTGTACGGGCGCGAGTATTGCGGGCTGTGCACCACGATGCGCGAGCAACTGGCGCAGCTCGCGCCCACACGGGGCTTTTCGGTGCAGTGGGTGGATATCGACGACGATGAGGTGCTGGAGGCGCGCCACGGCGAATGGGTGCCGGTGCTTGCGGACGCCGACGGCACGGAGATCTGCCACTATCACCTCGATCTTGCGGCGCTGGATGATCGTCTGGCGAAATTCCGATAG